One Leptospiraceae bacterium genomic window, GACTGATAACAAATACAACCGTGTTGGGAGTTATTATTGGGTTACGATAACGAAACTCGGATGCATATTCTACCTCAACAGGAATTTCAGCGATGTCTTCAAGCAAATACTCTCCTACAAGGCTCGCATAATAACTGGTTCCACAGGCGATTATGATAATCCTATCCACTTTATGAAATTCCGAACTATTAAAAGGAATCCCTCCTAATTTTGAAATCCCTTCATCCATAAGCATTCGACCACGAAATGCGTTTTGGATAGTTTCCGGTTGTTCAAAAATTTCTTTTAACATAAAATGCTCAAAACCAGCTTTTTCGATTTGTTCAATATTCCAATCAATTTCATGAACTTCTTTAATAATTTCGGTTGCAGTTAGGGAAAGTGTCCGATATTGATTCTTCTTTAGAACAACCATTTCATTATCTTCCAAATACACCACATTTCGAGTGTAAGAGACTATAGCAGAAATGTCGCTGGCAATAAACATTTCATTATGTCCGATTCCTAATACAACAGGAGAACCATGCCTCGCACCTATAATCACCTCAGGTTCATCTAAACAGAGAACCAATATACCAAATGTTCCTTCCACATCCAGCAGAGCTTTTTGAACTGCCTTTTCTATACTCCCGTTATAATATTTAGCTATCAGGTGAGGTAGGACTTCGCTATCGGTTTCACTTTTAAAGCTTACACCTTCCGCCTGAAGTCTCTTTTTTAAAATGGCATGATTTTCAATAATACCATTATGAACTACGGCAATTTTTCCATCAAAACTTAGGTGAGGATGTGCATTTGCCTTAGAAGGCTCTCCATGAGTCGCCCAGCGGGTATGAGCAATACCAATGTTGTTTTCGTATTTTTTCTGAGGAATCGATCGTTCAAGCTCTGCAATCTTGCCTTTTTCTTTTACAACTGAAATTTCAGCATTATCTAAAATAGCAATTCCCGCCGAATCATATCCGCGGTATTCTAAACGCTTCAAGCCTTCCAATAAAATTCGAGTAACTTCTTTTTCACCTATATATCCTACAATTCCACACATAATAATATCTCCTAAAACTCTTACCTTGCACCAAATCCTGTTAAAATTGTCTTAATCGTTTTAAAGGTAATTAATGTATCCAACCAAAAAGAAAAATGCTTTATATAATAAAAATCATATTCCAACTTCACGTTCATTCCCTCGACTTCGGCTGCATATCCCTGCTCTACCTGCGCCCAACCGGAAATTCCGGGCCTCACCACATGCCTGTAACTAAAAAAGGGTACTTCTTTTTCGTACCACTCTGATAACTCAAGAGACTCCGGTCTGGGGCCTATAAAGCTCATCTGTCCGATAAGAATATTAAAAACCTGAGGGAGCTCATCAATACGGTATTTACGTATAACTTTCCCAACCTTTGTTATCCGTGGGTCACCTCCCCCTTCTGTAAAACCTTTTCCTTTCCTATCCGTATACATACTCCTGAACTTAAACATAGTAAAAGAACGGCCTCGAAAACCCATGCGCTTCTGTAAGAAAAAAACGGGCCCTTTACTTTCCAATTTAATTAATATGCCCACAAAAACAAGGAAGGGTATTAAAAAGGGAAATAAAAAAAGAACCGCGAAAATATCGATTAACCGTTTCACTTTTTCATAAAATCGGGAAGGAAGAAGAGAACCAAACTCATTTTCTGAAAGATGGTTAATTTTTACCCTGCCGGTCAGGGATTCTTTTACCTGTTTAATATGAAAAACCGG contains:
- the glmS gene encoding glutamine--fructose-6-phosphate transaminase (isomerizing); this encodes MCGIVGYIGEKEVTRILLEGLKRLEYRGYDSAGIAILDNAEISVVKEKGKIAELERSIPQKKYENNIGIAHTRWATHGEPSKANAHPHLSFDGKIAVVHNGIIENHAILKKRLQAEGVSFKSETDSEVLPHLIAKYYNGSIEKAVQKALLDVEGTFGILVLCLDEPEVIIGARHGSPVVLGIGHNEMFIASDISAIVSYTRNVVYLEDNEMVVLKKNQYRTLSLTATEIIKEVHEIDWNIEQIEKAGFEHFMLKEIFEQPETIQNAFRGRMLMDEGISKLGGIPFNSSEFHKVDRIIIIACGTSYYASLVGEYLLEDIAEIPVEVEYASEFRYRNPIITPNTVVFVISQSGETADTLAALREARRKGAKVYGITNVVGSTIARETDGGAYIHAGPEIGVASTKAFTSQLVVLILVTLAFGRRSRLSRDKGIRILKGLKELPEKVREVLAQAEHIKKIAEKYHAYNNALYLGRGYNYPVALEGALKLKEISYVHAEGYPAAEMKHGPIALIDENMPVVAIVTNSSIIDKVISNIQEVKARKGQVIAIATEGNASIQELCDDVIYVPDVIEPLSPIINTIPLQLFAYYIAVMRDCTVDQPRNLAKSVTVE
- a CDS encoding exopolysaccharide biosynthesis polyprenyl glycosylphosphotransferase, coding for MNNIRPYPPSYTRRHSRIHERILLSFFFQFVVGASLVIFLSTYFKWGFFFWKTIDLNSKNTLIGIIVAFFGITYTLRRLLRYPGAQSVAYVLPTVAIGYGLLIPYFLVERLAYSSQVMLIGFSVTLFWCYVGYFIGNRYRLVRYALVPLGEAKELKETHGVLFLRLSKPDLTNERVNAVIADLRSPELSAEWEKFLAHCTLSRIPVFHIKQVKESLTGRVKINHLSENEFGSLLPSRFYEKVKRLIDIFAVLFLFPFLIPFLVFVGILIKLESKGPVFFLQKRMGFRGRSFTMFKFRSMYTDRKGKGFTEGGGDPRITKVGKVIRKYRIDELPQVFNILIGQMSFIGPRPESLELSEWYEKEVPFFSYRHVVRPGISGWAQVEQGYAAEVEGMNVKLEYDFYYIKHFSFWLDTLITFKTIKTILTGFGAR